The window CACCACAAGGAGTACTATCGAATCAAATGGGCCTCGGCCCAGAACGACGCCCTCCCCTTCTTCGCTCCCGAGTGGCTCAGCCCCCTCGAGAACGCCTACCTCTGGGTCACCGGGTGGAAGCCCTCGCTGGCCTTCCGCCTGGTGGACTCCCTCAAGGAGGCCCGCTCCCAGAGCGGCTCCAGCCTGGCCGGCCTCAGCGAGGACCAGGTCAACTAGAAATCCACAggttccatcctaaaatcAGTTGGTGGATCAGTTCTTTGATCTTTACATCAGATATTGTTATGCAGGTGAGGGGGATAGAGGCGTTGCGGGTGAGGATAAAGGCGGAGGAGGAGAGGGTGGAGAGGGAGATGGAGCGGCAGCAGGTGGCGATGGCGGACAGGAAGATGGTGGAGCTGGCTCGCCTCGACgtggaggcggcggaggtggaggtggaggtggcgCTCAAGGGGCTGGTGGCGGGGATGGAGAAGGTGATGAAGATGGCCGACTGCGTGAGGCTCAAGACGATGAAGGGCGTTCTCGACGTGCTGTCTCCCATGCAGTGCGTGCAGTTCCTCGCGGCCACCTCCATGATGCAGATTCAGATGAGGAAATGGGGGAAGGTTACTAATAAAtgttgtaattaattaattaattaattagggagtaataatatactatcaCACTCATTTAGATGGAGAGGTGTTAGGTTACTAGTACACATTATGCATATATTGATAGAGTCTAACTAATGTGAAAGAATAGATCATGAAATATTACTACTCATCATGTTGAggtttattctctttttagttAGAACATTTCTTATGTAAACGGTGTGATCTTGTATTAAATACTacactttattaattaatcttgGTTAAAGATTTCTCTGCATATTATCGAACAAGTACCAATGTACCATTCCTCTCTGATTATTAAAGTATGAGGAGTGTATGATTTTCTGGAAAAAggtcataatttattatatttatcttctttatATAAACGTCACTGTAATGATCAGAAATTGGTACGTGTTACTTAGATACGACCTGCAGCAGCCGTTATGGCTTTTCGGAGACTTGTAAGCTCATATAATATGTTtgaatattccataaaaaagtaattttggAGTGGAGAAATTTAATAgtatgaaattgataaataaaattgagaaaatattatcGTACATAGATTATTAGCGAGAAATGTTATACTTCCTTCATCTCAGATAATTTGGTATACTTTgatcggcacgggttttaaaaaatctaatagaaagtaagttgaaaaagttggtgagatgtgagtcttacttttaaagtattaattttataataaaatgtgagtaggaatgagttactggaatatgaggtccactattaaaaatgataaaaatgaaatgagataaattatgtgggacgaccTGAAATGGAATATTGAGTCTGAGTCAAATTACCTAGAACGGAgcgagtattaaataattagaaatttattGGCCAGAAGATGCAGCTTATTTTTGGTGAATatggatgaattaaaatgaaaaatacgaTATGTGATTGTTAATAGAGAAAGATTAGCCGCATAACCTTTAGGCTCACAGTCTACAGCTATTCTAACACTAATTAAGGActcatttgataaaaaaaaatgggatatGAGTaagatatataaaattaaataagaaatacgggtttcatgtcaaaatatgtaaagatatgattttttttgttgttgtttgatagaacAGAAATTACCTAAATTTGtatagtgtattaaataatatggCTTAACTACAAATTAGTGGGTTTTATAAACAtggttaaaattataattttgataaaattaatagagcTCTTATCTTATATTGTGCTTTGGGTTAAGCTTAActataatatcaaaaaattaaaaatgtctatatataattctctatcttagTATTATTGACTTAGCAAATATATGCCTTAATACTACCCATtcaaattgaatatattttcttatactaCTCATTACAGAATATTCGGAGTACACATTAGAGAATGGTACTAGCACTTTtacaaattgaagaaattgaattttggCTGTGGGCCTTTGTATATTGACTTGAGAGCATCCTTAACGCTACTGGGTCGGACCGCAACTCACGAGTCCGGCCCGAAATCAGCGTTGGATGGGGGAGAGTCACGGCTCGGGACAGTCCCGAGGACGCAGTTGCGTCCCTGGACCGCTCCCGAGTCCCGTCCCGGCCTAGCGTTAATTGTTCCGGGCCGTGCCGCAATGAGTCCCAGCCCGGCATTATTTGGGGTTCGGGCCGGACCGGGACtctatttcataaatttttttatatataaataccacttttccatccattttcatattacttcaacttcatttctctcactctcacactaaaattcgaaaaatgcctcaattgaagaaatttggaaCCGCAATTGacttatgttttaatttttttttttggaattttaaaatttcaatgttgtaattttctatttttcgattgaacaatgaatttttccggttttaattgttcaacatattatattttacgATTACAATATGTTGTagttgtgaatagtgcaaaTGAATAGTTGTGGTCCGAGTTGTGACCTGCGGGGTTAATGGAGTTGTGGCCTGGAACCTCAAATTTGGGagaatgatgacgtggagaGGACTTGCAACCAAATCCAGGATGGGGTTAAGGATGCCCGGAGCAACCCAGCTTATATCCACTTTTCAAAGTTGGTTGGACTCCAAAAATAAGTACTAACACAACTTCAGACAGGGCCCCGCATACTATTTGGGCCTACTGGATTTGTCAACCTGGCCCGGGCCCATCTATTcgattagtagtagtacaagTTTTATGCTCATCCGAATGTACAAAtagtttatttgctttcttttaaattgcCTAATTAATTAGGTTTACAATATTTGCCTTGTTATATAAATAGACTTTACTATGAAATCTATTGAGTGCCCCTCCCCAAAAAAAGTctagaaatatatatagggtagAGCCGCTAATACTTTCTTCTcataaaactttaaaaaattatcaatactttgaattaattattgtgcAAAACACTTGATCATCAATTCATCATtgaattgaaacataaatctaatttattgaGATCTCGATCCTAAATATAGAAACACGTTTCTAGCCCCTTCTTTATCCCTTGCTTGTTACAAactaaatcgaaaaaaaaatagatgtactccctccgtctcattcgagataacaattttttcttctttgtttgtcccaattaagatggtcacatttcaattttgaaaataaccTCCTCTCTCgtctctcctcattaaaatattcgtCTACCTTTTacctctctactttattccacctaacaaACACTTCCTAAAATTCCGTGTCACTAAAAAATGTGgtcatcttgagtgggacggagggagtactaactATAGAAAGAATACATGTATTTCTCATATATGGAGGCTATCGAGATAAATTTGTTACCACCTCTTTGTCCGTGGTTAAATATTACTCAGTGCGACTTGaagaaaatgtataaaataacaAGTGTAAAAAGTTTGTGGAAtatgatttcaaaattattcagtgaaatgagacatttaatggtGAACATACTAAAATGAGGTAcggagaaaatattttattaggaATTCAATTTCGAGTTGAAAGGTTGAAATGATACttaccaaataaaaaaggttACAATCTCAACGAGCCGCAAAAGAGGTTCATAGAAGGGCATGGCGAAAATGGCTTGTTGGGAGGGGTTCATCGGGCTAGGAAAGCGTGCATGCTGCCTACGTTGAGTTTCTCGTCCAATCTCATCTTTTGTGTCTTTGCACGCGTAgagtcggccgaccccacatATAACTGAAAATTATGtattcaaattcaatcatCAAGTTGATCCCACGTGCGATAGTTCCGTCCCAAAATTATTTCGGATGTAAGGACTAAAACTAAGCTAAAATtgaggaagataaaataattgaaattgaagaattaaAATGATCGAATcatgaataatataaatgtaGTTGGCTCTTTATAATTAGGTTGTTGATGTACTATATGATAAGATTTCAGATGCTGACATGCTGGTGACTAATTGAGTCAGTATAAATATGGATTATGTATGGAATCACCTTTTTCTAATCATTATTTAAGGGAAGAATATAGATATGAATGGGCCTACTTATAATCTTCTCCACCAAGAAAGGCCCACTAACATTTCCTAGAACGACGAAGCCATTCACTCCACTCACTATCCTATTTGGGGCTATTATTCATTTCTAGGTTTTCTCTCTGAATCTCGATCTCCATCTTAATTATCCAGTGTTATCTGCAGCCAGAGTCAGTAAACTAGGTGAGTGATGATGATTCATAGTCATATTGCAGTTTTTGGATTACTTTGATTGCATAGTTTCTCAGAAACAGTTATTGgatcacaaattttatttttttaatttgcaaaCGATTGAGTTAATCTAATCGTCTCCTTGTCGATATAACTGATCGCAATCGTAAAATGTTGAGATCTGTTGTTCCAGTATTGTTATGATTGTTTTCTCTATCTGTTTTATGTTTGCATTCATTTTTTCTGTGCATTTTTCAGATATAATTCATCTTGTTGATTGTAAATGGAGGATATTTCCTTTTGCTGTACATCCGAAAATTCGAAAGCTATGTGTTACAGTAGTGCTTCTTCCGgatatgatgatgatggtgataGAGTAGACGAGCTAAGAACAAGCATACCGATTCAGCTTACGATCAATAATGGGAAAAATAGTGTAGATAGCTATCATATCGAGGAGGAGGACGAAGAAGAtgacgaagaagatgaagttgatTTATCTGAAGAAGCATTATTGGCCCAAATGGGGTATGTAAAATCTGACCCAGGGAGTGATaacgaggaagaagaagaggataTATTAGACGATCGAATATTGGTGAAGAATGAAGCACGCAAACACGAACCAATAAACACACCAACAGCTGAACTGAATCTGGTTTCGGCCCTAAGAGGAAGTCGCGAGAAAGAAGGAAGGCCAGTAGAGGAATGCCGGGTTTCATGGGGGCCGGATGTGTACGATCCGCCCTGCACATCTGATGATCATTTTGCTGCAAGCAAGAACGATAGGCACAGGGTCGAGCAGAAGGGCAAGGGCACGTCCGGGAGGAACAGGCAAAAGGGAAGCGGTAGCGAAGGAGGCAGCAGCAGAAAGGCAGCTGGAGGAAGTAAGAGTAAGAAAAAGGCTGAGAAGAAACATAAGAAGCAGGGGTATAAGCACTCTGATCCTAGTTAGTTCTCTCACTTGTTAACTCTTTTGTAAAATGAGGATCTTGATTTTCATCAGTAAATCAGcttgaaaaataacaaatctttcaaaaatttgaCAATGAAGTATTATTTACAAGGAAAGTGTGTATTGTTACATACACAATTATTGAGGGATTACATCAAACAATTAAGCTATGCAGTGCATTCTTCTCTAGAGGATTTTACATGGTCTACTTCATCTTCTGTGATGGAGCTTATATCTGATCTTCATCTAACTCTAGGGTTAAACCAAGAAAACATAGCAAAATGCTATCTTTACTCTTGTGAGTCACTGTATTCACTGTCGGAATCTAAATCAGTTGAAGGTTTAGAATCCTCAGCAATTCCCATGGTGAGCAATCCAGGCCTCAATATTTTGTTACAGAATTCCTCATATTCTAATCTGTCACCTCCCTTTCTCATCACCTCAACCACTCTCAACAACGGAGTTAATTCGAATATCTCAGCCGCAATCGTCAACGGCCCCTTCACACCATCCCTCGACCCCTCGAGGCTCACTCTGAAATCCTTCTGCCTAAGTATAAAGCTCACAACCCTCGCGATCTCCTCCAGCTTCGTTATCACGGTCGAAACTGACGCAGTTGTCACAAATCGCGAGCCACTGTTTGCGCCTCCTTCCTCAAACAGCCCAGACAGATCAAAGCCACGCGAGAAGGAGATTATGTCGAACGCGTTCAGGCTTGGCGGCTTCCTCCTGATCTCCAGCTCAGAGTCTGATTCCGAATGCGATAGCTCGGAGAGGCAATCCTCGAACACGTCTTCGTCGTTGACGCTGCACATTTTGTCATCCTCGATGTAGAATCTGACGTGCTTAAACCCCCTCTTGAACCACCTGTTGGTCATGATCTCCGGGATCGTGATCCTAGTCTCCGGATTGGCATCGAGCATACGAGTCACCAATCGGTACAATTCGGGGGAGAACCACCTCGGGCACTTGAAATCCCCTTTGTAAATCCGCTTATACATCGCCATCACGTTCTGGTCGTGGAAGGGGAGGTATCCTGACATCAAAACGAACAAAACGACGCCGCAGCTCCATATATCGACCTTCTGACCGTTATACCCCTTCCTCCCAAGCACCTCCGGAGCAACGTACGCCGGCGTGCCACAGAATGTGTGGAATAATCCGTCCTGCTTGATCTGCTCGGAAATGGCGCTCAATCCGAAATCGGAGACTTTCAGATTCCCTTCCTCGTCGAGGAGGATGTTCTCCGGCTTGAGATCGCGGTGGTAGACGCCGCGCGCGTGGCAGAAGGAGATGGCGGAGATGAGCTGCTGGAAGTATTTCCTGGCGACTTCCTCCTTCAATCGACCTTTGGCAACCTTGCTGAAGAGCTCGCCGCCCTTGACGTATTCCATGACGAAGTAGATCTTGGTTTTAGTGGCCATGACCTCGAACAATTGGACGATGTTAGGGTGGCGGACGCGGCGGAGGATGGAGATCTCGCGCTTGACGTGCGCGGTGAGGCTTAGCTTGAGGACCTTCTCCTTGTCGATGACCTTGATCGCGACGCTCTCGTTGGTCTTGACATTGCGCGCGTGGTAGACCTTGGCGAAGGTGCCGTGGCCGAGGAGCTTGCCGACCTCGTAGCGGCCGAGGAGGAGGCCTTTGATCTCTTTGTGCTTGGTGGCGGCGTTCGTCGCTCCGGCGGCCGCGGCTGCCATGGAACGAGATCGCCGATTGCAGAATGAGATCTTTCTCCTCACTAGATTTTGCGGGCCAGCTTAATATGTAGGCGGTGTGAGGGCCCGATTGCGTAGATCAATTCACCCTCTCTTCTGTTTATGCCCTCTCATTTTTTTTGAGGTCTatataaaagtttattttttttaaaaattataggaAAGTTGAATAATCcatgattactaacattaaatttgtttggaaataaattaattttagtgtATAACGAaatgagtaataataaatgtacatgtatataattaaacattttaggtattttattttgagggtattgattttaaaattcaaaaaaactaatatacttCCTATGTTCAAGATAATTCGTCTTACTTTGACctgacacaagttttaagaaatgtaactCAAAGTGAGTTGACATAGCtagtgaaatgtgggtcctatttttatatattagttttataataaaatgtgagtaggaataaattagtggaatatgaggtccattataaaaaaaatggtaaaaagtgaaatgggacaaaacTATGTGAAGCGTTatctgggatggagggagtaattgattttatgtgagttaatcatgaaatttttatttatatttaagtgacatatttaaaaaaaataattgaagcaatttgattaaaaaacacaaacaaataatcaatgatataattaatttaaatgaatatattctatttaaaaatagacGCCGCCCTCGCTTGCGTGATCGGCGTAAAAGCCTAGTTTGTTGCAGCGGTTATGAGCCGCATAATGATGATCTCGTGCAACGCGAGCATTACCACATGCGTGGTGCGAACCAATCATGTGAGGAATTATGTGGGTCGGGGGGTAGATGGCAATATTCACCTAcaaatgagtaaagtaagcTATTTTGCTGACGTGTAGTTTGTGTCAATTTGACATATAACTGACGCGTGTCAAACggcatattttttaatatttatattttatatactccctcactaggagtctcattcatggacggcacaagttttaagaaatgttaagaaaaagtggatggaaaaaagttagtggaataagggtcccacttatatatattagttttaaatgaaatgtgagtggaatgagttagtggaaggtgagaccctattaccatttatggtaaaagtgaaccgggactcttattcgcggacagactaaaatggaaaaacgggactcctattcgcggacggagggaaaTAATactgtactactactactaattcatttttgtGACAATTAATTTGCATGACAGTTTATAGTTTTGTAGAAATACCTAACACATTGAGAGACTGACAACTCAAGTTCGATTTTAGGTTTTATTAGTAGGtgtcaattttgtttttgaggaaatgtaacaaataaatatctaGGCAGTAGAATTCAAATAACCTACGTAAGTAACTTTAGAATTTCTGGGGAGTGTTTTAGAATTTACAAACGAAAGCTTTAATTAGTCAAACTTAAATTTCAATTGGTTGGTAATCTTTAGTGATATCTAAAACAAATTGGGAACTTGTTAGTTATCCTTCAATTTTGCTAAGCTGTCAAATGAAGATTAATTTTCTAAGAAAATCAATGCCATAAAAGTGATAACTTCctatcaacaaataataataaaaaaaattaatcttaaatCGTTGAAACAAGTAGATAAAAGAGATATTTTTGGACAATTCGAAAATCAGGTATTGGATCTCTTAtgcatttttctatattaattttgaaaggaAAATATAGGGTAAAGTAATATAgatatttgtgaaattaattaatggataagGTTATGAACGTGGAATGATGATGCCATGCATGCACGTTGTTGAAAGTGTCCATCGCAAAATAGACAATTTATTTTCACATGGACATGAAACGCAACACgtatattagtatatactaTAGAATATCCCTTTGAAAtgatagtatattatttttaaaaatattaagatgTCAGAAGTGGTGCAGTATACagtatatttatagttttatcgGTTCATAAGTTCAGTATcagataatattttttgaatcaGTGAAATTAGTATTCCGGTAGGAATCCTGCATCAGAATTTTACGAAAAGGAAACATATACGTATATTCGTATCTTtattaaacatttattttaataaatatattatcatatagtataatgaaaattttgagcAAGTTAAATCTTGATATTCTAAAGTCATGAAATTGTGTCACATCGtactaaattcaaaatcatgcatgctCAAGCCAAATTTGATTCGTGTGTTTTCCTATCATACatcaaatcataattaaatactctctccattttagGGCATCCACCATGGATGTCCTAGTGGAAGCTCTAGTGAGAGCCCTAGTggttgccacgtcagcatgccctatctttctgcaatggtggagccctagtgcatgccctatctcttatccacttttcatttcaattttaaatcattgtttttttaatttgtttttaattactataaattatcaaaatatattatttcaaacaccacaaatgcaaaaaaaaaaaaaaaaactacattacttAATAGAAAAGTGGAACTACATCATActtagatttaaaaaaaaatacattaaaactgaaatgctaaaaaaaaagaaaaaccaaaCTAGTCATCTAAATTCAACCTCTGCGCCAAATTCTTGATCATATTCTTAGTCCTCTGTCGGGCTTCCGGATCGGTTTCTTCACGAAGGCTGTTTTGGGCGTCAAGTATAAACCTATACTCAACCACCTCGCGATAACCTCCGAACTCCTCGATCGCCCTGTCCATGAGCTGAGCAGATGGAGCGAGGCGCAGCCTGCGGGGGGGCCGCTGATCCAGACGCGCCCGCCTTCGCCTTCCCTTTGGCCTGGGCTTTGGCAGCCTTGGTACCAATGGGACGTCTAAAAGTAGACGTAGGCGTGCCGGAACTCCCTTCCGGCTCAGCGTTCAGATCCACAGGAGATGGGCCGCTGCTCGTGTAATCGCCAGCGGCGGTGTTCTTCGTCCGCTTCGGAGCCGAGGATCCAACCGGTATCCCTCCGTTGAACTTCCCCTTGTCCTTCAAGATCAGCCAAACATTGTACAGCTTGAACTGCCCGAACTGTTGTTGGTACTCGGACAACGACTTGTTGAGGACATCCACCATGCTCTCACCGCTAGCTCTTCCGTCCCTGTTCCTGTTGTAGATATAGCAGAAGTTGTTGACGTGGAGCTTGATCCGATCCCAACACTTGCGCAGCTGAACCTTGGTCCGCTTGAACGCCCACTTCGGTTTCACCTCGTTGTAGCGTTCCTCAATGCGATCCCACATCCTGGCCGAAGTCTGGTTGTTGGAGGCTATCGAATCCTCCGATACATCGACCCAACATTGAGCCACCTTCAGGTACTCATCCAACTCGTAGTCAGTACGCCATGTTGCGTACTCCTCGTTCGGCTCATCGTCTGGGAGTGGGACTGGGACCGATGACGCCTTTTCTTTCCGcgccatcttcttcttccctttcttCGGCGGCGGCCGCACAGGGGCAGGAGGTTGCCCACAACTAGGCTCCATATCCTCAACCCGATACTCCTCGGTGCCGAAGAACGGATCGAACTCAGAGTCGGAGATGAAAGTGGATCCTACAGATCCAGGCGTCTCAACCCGGTAGTCTTCGTGGTCGGGCCACCGGGCGCCGCGGCCGCCGGTTCCTCCTCCAAACATCGGCATATCGTCGTCGACATTATTCGGGCTCGGGTATTGACTCGGATCCATTGTTGAAAGTGTGGATATTGAGAGAATAtagaagagaaagtgaaaggtttggtgtgtgaaaagtgaagaaaatggagtatttatagtggtttaaattagggttaaataattaaaaaaaaaaaaaatggctcgggctcgggctcgggcgcGCCTCTGCAATGGGCGCCCGAGCTCACGCCCGATCGATCGGGCTCGGGATCGGGCGCGACCGAACTATCGGTCGCGCTCGGGCGTGACCGAGGGctgcaatggatgcccgaccacgcccgagcccgatctcggCCGATCGGGCGCGcgatcgggcatccattgtggatgctcttaccatagttgagtcattttatcatttcggaaaatttctttatagttgagtcatttccatatttggtaacttttttctttttcttactttactctctcttactttattctctctactttattcactttatactttattctctctacattttcccctctcttacttttttatctatttatttaacacgcccaacattcatttctaaaactccatgtccaaaagttccgcctcaactatagtgaaacggagggagtatactataaaaaaagattttacAAAGGTGGAGgcatgattaaataattaagtggctttaattaaatttggacTACAACAATTAATTATCTCTAATTCTGTTGTCGATGGGAGGCCCATTTAGTAAAACGAGGCTTCTTTGGGCCCATTCCCGcccaacaaaataatgaatttaaatataccaCTTAACAAAATTATGCCCTAAAATCTTTATATCCTTCTACAGAAAAAAGACAGGAATTCACCgttcaaaaaatataaggaGTAATAATAAAGGAATTTAATAATCACCATACGATCCCAATTGTTAAATCatgaaatgaatataataaattttgcattttcaatgtttttaaacatttataaaactaaataccACATTAGACAacattaacaaataaaatatttttttaacagatcaaagtgaaaaaataatatattattatttgtggaaagaagaagaataatatGATCTTTGTAGAATTGTAAAATGAGATGATGCTCATAAATCAAAGGTAGCATACTGTTCCATTCCAAATGAGATAATGCTCATAATTTAACCCTTTTTCGCTACATTAGTAAAAAtgtttataattcaattttggtCTACTTTAGGccatctccaatcatttacaccaaactcaaatctaTTTTTCCAGTTCTGTCACATCAAACAATAAAtctactccaaccatttacactaaatccaaacccaaaagaatagtatttcatattcacctattttgtttactttttcaatcttacctacatatttttaaattacgCATTAACTCCACAAcactttattaataatttatactccaaatttcacatatatttagtttatttacttatatacatattatattagGAGTATAATCTTacaaattatacaatatttatataataaaatgaattttaactAATTAGTTATTTCGCCCAAAACGATCtctaattcattcatttataCATACCTATTATCAGCCCACTCAATTAGCCCATTTACAgataataggagtactaaattAAACCCCAAAATAACGTGAGACTTTGTCTTCTTCAtccctcttttcttttttctttatctgcGGCAAATTTCTTCCTTCACTAGTTCCGCCAAATTCTCCataaatatggtaaatctctTTGCTTTATTCGAAAATAGATGAACAAGAAAGgattaatttgcaatttctaGAAATTGGAAAAGTGAATTTGCGATTGCTACAGTGCTATTGCATCTTTGGGGTAGCACTGTTCAAAAACGCAAAATTTAGAGGATATGCGATGCGTTTTGGAGCTTGGTTGGAGGTGATTCTTCCCTCAAATTTTCGTTTTGCAGTAGGCGTTGGAGATGCCCTTAGGCAAGCTTATGCCACAAGCCAATTCTAATACTATATGTCAGCTACATACGATTGGATATAATGTTGAAAGTCAATCATAATAAATTTCTAATAAGATGAGTCTAGTATGACCTAGTGCAATCTTCTACTTGTTGACGGATAGAATGATATGAGCTGTAAAACCCATTAAGGTAACCAAACATCCTAAACTATCAGCAACTATACCCATCTCAAGGCCCAAAATGTAACAAAATGTTTAAaaggtttattttttataaaggAAATCGAGGTTATATTATGAGAATCGGACTTGAAAATCATTGGTTCATTAGAAACTTCATTATTGAAATCCAATTTgcaattgaatttgaaaattattacttcatttgaatattaattattgaaattcaatttgtaattttagagAAAATCGAGTGATCGCTATCTTGAAATGTATTATGTTCTGATTGTTAGAATACGaagtaaatttataataaaattgaaaaa is drawn from Salvia hispanica cultivar TCC Black 2014 chromosome 6, UniMelb_Shisp_WGS_1.0, whole genome shotgun sequence and contains these coding sequences:
- the LOC125193943 gene encoding protein DOG1-like 4: MAPVMDSQGEEKFSEFYERWIRQLEGHLRLLLVAPPQHSGEADFRPIVNKLTAHHKEYYRIKWASAQNDALPFFAPEWLSPLENAYLWVTGWKPSLAFRLVDSLKEARSQSGSSLAGLSEDQVRGIEALRVRIKAEEERVEREMERQQVAMADRKMVELARLDVEAAEVEVEVALKGLVAGMEKVMKMADCVRLKTMKGVLDVLSPMQCVQFLAATSMMQIQMRKWGKVTNKCCN
- the LOC125193944 gene encoding uncharacterized protein LOC125193944, with the translated sequence MEDISFCCTSENSKAMCYSSASSGYDDDGDRVDELRTSIPIQLTINNGKNSVDSYHIEEEDEEDDEEDEVDLSEEALLAQMGYVKSDPGSDNEEEEEDILDDRILVKNEARKHEPINTPTAELNLVSALRGSREKEGRPVEECRVSWGPDVYDPPCTSDDHFAASKNDRHRVEQKGKGTSGRNRQKGSGSEGGSSRKAAGGSKSKKKAEKKHKKQGYKHSDPS
- the LOC125193938 gene encoding CBL-interacting serine/threonine-protein kinase 12-like yields the protein MAAAAAGATNAATKHKEIKGLLLGRYEVGKLLGHGTFAKVYHARNVKTNESVAIKVIDKEKVLKLSLTAHVKREISILRRVRHPNIVQLFEVMATKTKIYFVMEYVKGGELFSKVAKGRLKEEVARKYFQQLISAISFCHARGVYHRDLKPENILLDEEGNLKVSDFGLSAISEQIKQDGLFHTFCGTPAYVAPEVLGRKGYNGQKVDIWSCGVVLFVLMSGYLPFHDQNVMAMYKRIYKGDFKCPRWFSPELYRLVTRMLDANPETRITIPEIMTNRWFKRGFKHVRFYIEDDKMCSVNDEDVFEDCLSELSHSESDSELEIRRKPPSLNAFDIISFSRGFDLSGLFEEGGANSGSRFVTTASVSTVITKLEEIARVVSFILRQKDFRVSLEGSRDGVKGPLTIAAEIFELTPLLRVVEVMRKGGDRLEYEEFCNKILRPGLLTMGIAEDSKPSTDLDSDSEYSDSQE